The proteins below come from a single Cyanobacteriota bacterium genomic window:
- the lepA gene encoding translation elongation factor 4 — protein sequence MTSVPVSRIRNFCIIAHIDHGKSTLADRLLQETGTVAAREMKEQFLDNMELERERGITIKLQAARMNYTAKDGQTYVLNLIDTPGHVDFSYEVSRSLAACEGALLVVDASQGVEAQTLANVYLALEHNLEIIPVLNKIDLPGAEPDRVKAEIEEIIGLDCSNAILASAKEGIGIGEILEAIVQRIPAPRDTVSEPLRALIFDSYYDSYRGVIVYFRVMDGMVKRGDKVRLMASHKEYEIDELGVLSPSQVQVDDLHAGEVGYLAAAIKAVQDARVGDTITLATNPAEAPLPGYAEAKPMVFCGLFPTDADQFPALRDALDKLRLNDAALQYEPETSSAMGFGFRCGFLGLLHMEIVQERLEREYNLDLIITAPSVVYRVTTPKDGVLLIDNPSHLPDPQHREKIEEPYVHVEMITPEQYVGTLMELAQSRRGIFKDMKYLTKGRTTLIYEVPLAELVTDFFDQMKSRSRGYASMEYHIIGYRENPLVKLDILINGDPVDSLATIVHRDKAYNVGRALTEKLKELIPRHQFKIPIQAAIGSKIIASEHIPALRKDVLAKCYGGDISRKKKLLQKQAKGKKRMKAIGTVDVPQSAFMAVLRLNQDS from the coding sequence ATGACAAGCGTTCCCGTTTCTCGAATTCGCAACTTTTGTATTATTGCTCACATCGATCACGGTAAGTCAACCCTTGCTGATCGCCTTCTGCAAGAGACGGGCACCGTTGCTGCTAGGGAAATGAAGGAGCAGTTTTTAGACAACATGGAACTGGAGCGGGAGCGGGGGATCACGATCAAGCTACAGGCGGCCCGCATGAACTATACCGCTAAAGACGGGCAAACCTATGTGCTTAACCTGATTGATACTCCTGGACACGTAGACTTTTCCTATGAGGTGTCACGATCGCTGGCAGCTTGCGAAGGGGCACTGCTAGTAGTGGATGCTTCCCAAGGGGTAGAGGCTCAAACCTTGGCGAACGTGTATCTGGCACTAGAGCATAACCTAGAAATTATCCCAGTCCTCAATAAAATCGACCTTCCTGGTGCAGAACCTGATCGGGTCAAGGCTGAAATTGAGGAAATCATCGGGCTAGATTGCAGCAATGCTATTCTAGCATCGGCTAAAGAAGGTATCGGCATTGGCGAAATCCTAGAGGCAATCGTCCAGCGCATTCCTGCCCCCCGTGATACCGTGTCTGAGCCACTGAGGGCATTAATTTTTGACAGTTACTACGACTCCTATCGAGGTGTGATTGTCTACTTCCGAGTGATGGATGGCATGGTGAAACGGGGCGACAAGGTGCGGCTAATGGCCTCCCACAAGGAGTACGAAATTGACGAGTTGGGTGTGCTTTCACCGTCTCAAGTGCAAGTTGACGATCTCCATGCAGGGGAGGTTGGATACCTTGCTGCTGCCATCAAAGCAGTGCAGGATGCTCGCGTAGGTGACACCATCACCTTGGCAACTAATCCTGCGGAAGCGCCCCTGCCGGGATACGCTGAAGCTAAGCCCATGGTATTTTGTGGCCTATTTCCTACCGATGCTGATCAGTTCCCTGCGCTACGAGATGCTCTGGACAAACTGCGCTTGAACGATGCTGCCTTGCAATATGAACCGGAAACCTCTAGTGCTATGGGGTTTGGCTTTCGCTGTGGGTTCTTGGGGCTGCTGCATATGGAAATTGTGCAGGAACGGTTAGAGCGGGAATATAACCTCGATTTGATTATTACCGCACCATCAGTGGTCTATCGGGTTACAACCCCGAAGGATGGTGTGCTGCTGATCGATAATCCCAGTCACTTGCCTGATCCACAGCATCGAGAGAAGATTGAGGAACCCTACGTCCATGTAGAGATGATTACCCCAGAGCAGTACGTAGGAACGCTGATGGAACTAGCGCAGAGCCGGCGGGGCATTTTCAAGGATATGAAGTACCTGACCAAGGGGCGCACAACTCTGATCTATGAGGTGCCTTTGGCAGAGCTAGTGACAGACTTTTTTGACCAGATGAAGTCTCGATCGCGGGGCTATGCCAGTATGGAATATCACATCATTGGCTATCGAGAGAATCCCTTGGTAAAATTAGACATTCTGATTAATGGCGACCCAGTGGATTCCTTGGCGACGATCGTCCATCGTGATAAAGCCTACAACGTAGGGCGTGCCCTCACGGAGAAGCTGAAGGAGTTGATCCCCCGGCACCAATTTAAGATCCCTATCCAAGCTGCTATTGGCAGCAAGATTATTGCCAGTGAACACATCCCTGCTCTCCGCAAAGATGTACTCGCTAAGTGTTACGGTGGGGACATTTCCCGTAAGAAAAAGCTATTGCAGAAACAGGCCAAAGGTAAGAAACGGATGAAGGCGATCGGCACAGTGGATGTCCCCCAGTCTGCCTTTATGGCTGTGTTACGCCTTAACCAAGATTCATAA
- a CDS encoding ATP-dependent Zn protease, which translates to MAQTSFNLTAIAIFVVVMMSLVGPAINLPAAIPASLTAAFLGLAAIDTLAWKGQGATLALDWIARTTGGEAYKSRIRHHEAGHFLVAVLLDIPITGYALNAWDAFRQGQPGLGGVAFDTSQLQQEISQGKLSAQTVDRYFRVWMAGIAAEQLVYGNAEGGEDDRQALRLLWQQCQRPVAEYAQKERWALLQAKTLLQTHQVAYDALVKALAEGASIQDCYATIAPLLGSS; encoded by the coding sequence ATGGCGCAAACATCTTTTAATTTGACAGCAATTGCCATTTTTGTGGTGGTTATGATGAGCCTTGTGGGGCCAGCAATCAATTTGCCTGCTGCTATACCAGCGAGTCTTACGGCAGCATTTCTAGGTTTGGCAGCGATCGACACCCTAGCCTGGAAAGGACAGGGGGCAACCTTAGCATTGGACTGGATAGCCCGTACTACAGGTGGTGAGGCATATAAGAGTCGGATCCGTCACCATGAAGCTGGACATTTTCTCGTGGCAGTGCTGTTGGATATTCCCATTACAGGCTATGCCCTTAATGCTTGGGATGCCTTTCGTCAAGGACAACCCGGACTGGGCGGTGTAGCGTTTGACACGAGTCAGTTGCAGCAGGAAATTAGCCAAGGCAAGCTGTCAGCACAGACAGTAGATCGTTACTTTCGTGTGTGGATGGCAGGGATTGCGGCTGAGCAACTAGTGTATGGTAATGCAGAAGGTGGCGAGGATGATCGGCAAGCTCTACGGCTGCTATGGCAACAGTGCCAACGTCCTGTAGCTGAATATGCTCAAAAAGAACGCTGGGCACTATTACAGGCCAAAACCCTACTGCAAACTCACCAAGTTGCCTACGATGCTCTGGTCAAAGCGCTAGCAGAGGGGGCATCAATTCAGGATTGCTATGCAACGATCGCACCGCTCCTAGGGTCATCGTAG